GCTCAGCTTCTGGCCCAATAGGGTTTGTAGCTCCTGAAAAACGTATTGGGCAGCGGCCAGCTTCTGGTGAGGCCGCAAGCCCTGGCGCTGAGCCGCAGTAGCTACCAGGGTAAACGTGGATGCCCCCAGGTAGTCCAGCGAGGTGAGCAGCTCACGCACCGATGTGAGCTGGGGCAGTAGCTGGCGCAGGCGGCTGAATTCGAAGAAGGAGTAGCGTTCCAGGGCCTTGCGCAGCACCGGTATGCCCAGCTCGGCTAGCGGCACCTGGTATTCCAGCTGGTCGGCCGCCGGGGTGGTAGCCGCCGCGGCCACGGCTTCGGCCGGGTCGAATACGGTGGCTTCGGCGGTACCGTCCGGAGGCAGCACGTAGCGGATGCCCAGGCTGGTACCCGCCAGGGAGCTTTGCAGCGTGACGCGCCGCTGGCTGCCGGTGCGCACCCGCTCGTTGGTGTAGAGCAGGCCGGTTTCCCAGATGGGCAGCTGCTTAAAGGCGGGCTTTACGCGCACGGTGCGCGGGGTGCCGTCGTCGCGGCTGGGGTCGTAGATGCCGGCCTCTACGAGTTCCTTGGTCAGGGCCGCTACGTAGGTGCTGTCGTTGATGGAGTGGTAGTACAGCTCCTCCAGGCAGCGGAGCGGGTTGCCCAAGTCCTTATCCAGCTTGCGGCGGTTCGGCTCGGCGTCGGCGGGGCGCTGCCAGGGAAAGTAGCGGGCACCCCGGCCCAGCAGCTGGGCTTCCTGGGTGGTGGCTTTGGTGGGCTTGGGGTTGCGGGCGGAGCCACTCACACCGTTGCTTTCATCCAAGCGCACGATGTCGTAGAGGTTGAGCACGTCCCAGCCTTCGGTGAGCATCTGCACCGTAAACACGGCCCGTATCGGGCCTTCCTCCAGCCGGTTCAGCTCCAGCTGCTTGGCCTCGCTGTCGTCCTGGCTGTTCACGATGATGCAGCGGTCGGTCCGGAATGCTTCGCGCAGCTCGTCGGCCAGGCGGGCCAGGGGCAGGCCGTGGGCCTGAAACCAGGCCAGCGCCTTGCTGAGCGTGGGTCCGGCATTGGTAGTTAATGCTGTAAGCTGCTCGCCGTTCAACTCATCCAGCCATTCTCCGAACGCCTGAAAAAACGCCTTGCTTTCCGCAATAGAAGGCGACTTGAACAGCACCACCGGCTTAAAGGGCGCGTAGGGCGAGTGCAGCCCGGGGTTGGCGGCGTTGTACACCTTTAGGCGCCACTGGCTCAGCAGCAGCGCCTGGGCCACCCGCGCCCAGCGCGGCTCCCCCGATTTCAGCAGCCGGATTTCCTTGGAGTAGCCATCCTGCCGGAACTCCTTGAGCGAGTAGCGCACCAGCAGCTTATCGGCGTACTTTTCGGCCAGTGCCCGGTCGCTGAAATCTACCGTAGCGGTGTATTCCAACAGCGCGTTATCAGGGCGCTGCCGCAGCAGGCGCCCGATAGTGCTTTCCCAGGTGGATTCTTCCTGCTCCGCGTCTTGCCGGCTCCGGGTGGCTTTGTTGAAGTGGTGGGCCTCGTCGGCCAGCAGCACCAGCTTCTCGCGGGCTAGGTCCTCGTAGCTGAGGCCCTCCTCACGGGGCGTGCGCAAGTCGCCTTGCAGCTTCTGGATGGTGGTGAACAGAATGCTCAGGTCGTCGGGGTGAGTGCCTTCGAACGACTCAACGGCCACCACCGGCACGGCACGCCCGGCTACCACTACTTGCGGAGCAAAGAGGTACTTGGGGCTGCCGGGCTCGGTGAAGTTGGCGCGGGTTTTCTCTACGATGTTCTTGCTGTCCACCACGAACACGAAACGGCGGTAGCCTTCGGCGTAGAGGGCCAGCATATTGGCCGCCATGAGCAGGGTTTTGCCGCTGCCGGTAGCCATATTGAACAGGAGGTGGGCGGGCTTGTCGCGCAGCACCTTGCGCCGGGCCCGGATTTCTTCCCAGTAGTAGCGGAACACGGCCAGCGCGTGGGCCTGGTAGGGCCGTAGCGGTAGCGCGGGGTTCAGGTTACGGATAAGGCTGTCGGGCACTTCGTTGTCGAAAGCGCCTTCGGCAAAATCATCGGCCAGCTTGTCGGCCAGAAACGTAAGGGCGACGGGCATGGCGCTATTCGGCATCGGCCGACAGGCCGTAGAAGGTGCGGTTGAGGGCAATATCGGTGGCGGAGAGGCCGTAGTCGGCGTCTTCCATTTCCGAGAGGTTCACGTAGAGGCGGTTCTTGTCGAGGCAGTCCAGCAGCACGCGCTTCTGCTCGGGCAGCGGCAAGGCCGCAAACTCGTCCGCGTCCCAGCCGTCTACCTCAATGCGCAGGAACTCGTGGCGGGCCATGTCGGCGTGGAGCGCCAGCAGCGTAGCCGTGTCGGGTGCGGCTTCCACCCGGGCGATGTAGCCCGCGTTGTCTTCCCGCAACTCACAGTACAAGAAATCCCCCCTCCCGTCCAATTTTGCGCTTTTGAGATGCCACCCTGCTCGCCGGCAATAACCTTTTGCAGGCGCGGCACGGTCACGGTGTTGACGTAGTCCATCTGCTCGATGGCAATGTAGCGGCGGCCCATCTTGTGGGCCACGGCCGCCGTGGTGCCGGAACCGGCAAAAAAATCCAATACCAAGTCGCTTTCTTGGGAGCCGAGTTCTATAATTCGCCGTATCAGCTGCTCCGGTTTCTTGCCGCGCTCAAACTTGACACCGCCTTCACTCGAAATTCCTTCTATCGAAATATCCAGCCAAATGTCCGTGAGTAACGTCCCAGGTACCTTCTCGCCATCAATTTCAACTATGCGCTCCTTATAAAATAAGACTCGCTCACCCCCAATAAAACGGTAGTCCATATCATCGTTGGGATGCCGCACAATTCTGGAATTATCAGATTTGGATAACTCTATCGTTTCACGTCTTTTTTTCAGGGCGCCGCCTGTCACGGAAGCCGTACGAAAAACCCGTTCGGCGTTGTCAATAGCATAGTCATGCAGCTCCGAATTAAAACTTTCTTCACCAATAGCCTTTTTGGCCTCACGCACCGATGAATAGCCTTTTTCGAGAGCCAGCGCCTCTCCTAATCCCATCCAGGTCCATTCAGATTCCGGCAAGGTGATATCTGCAAAAATAAACTTATACGCTTTGTCATATTCTTTCTCAACAAGCATTTTCTTTAATTTAAAGTATTTTTTATTTCTGCAATAGAATAAAATATGTCCTGCCTGCTTAAACAAAGAATCGGATGCTCCTTTAAAGCCGAAAGCACTATTAGTTTCGATTATAATATGATTTGCATAATTATCTCGCTCGAACACTTCATCACACAACACCTTTGCATAGGCCACTTCGTTGTCGTCGAGCTGAATAAAAATCACCCCGTCTTTCCTGAGCAGTTGTTTGGCGGCCAGCAATCGGTTTTTTAAAAACGTCAGCCACGACGAGTGGTTAAACTTGTCGTTATACTTGAAGCTGTCGGTGCCAGTATTATAAGGCGGGTCAATATAAATCAGCTTGACCTGCCCGCGGAACCGCGGCAGCAGGCTGTGCAGGGCCAGCAGGTTGTTGCCTTTGATGAGCAGGTTTTCCTGGCTCAGGTCAATGGTGGCATCGGCCGTGAGCGGGTGCGCGCCGTCGGCGTCGTAGCGGGTGAAGCCGGTGAGGGCCTTGGGGGCCAGCAGGCGGGTTATTTCGTCGGGGGCGAGGGTTTCGTTGTAGAACACCTCGTCGCGCTTTTGGTCGTCCTTGTCCTGGCCGCCTTCCAGCACGCAGTCCTTGTAGGGCCAGGCCAGCACCACGTCGTTGGATTCGCGCAGGTAGCGGCCCCGGGCCACGCGCAGGCCTATCCGGTCGCGGTAGGCTGTGTAGGACTGGGGCAGCAAGGTGCGGTTGTGCAGAAAGGTTTCAAACTCCTGGAGCTTGAACACCTGCGCCTCGCCCACGGGCTGAAAGAACTGCCCGCGCAGGCCCGCGTGGTTCAGCAGCAGGGCCAGCAGGCCGGCATCGTAGCGGTAAGCGGCTTCGGCCACCCGGTCGGTAATGAGCTGGTCGTTGGCGAAAAAGTCCGGGCGCTGCTGGCGCAGCAGTTCGATTAAGTCTTGTTGCAAATTCTGCATCAGTAATCGGATGGATTGGGAAGTTAAAAGTACAAGCGTCGCTAATGAATTTGGCACGCTACGCGGCAGAAGAGTTTTAGCACGCTGTAAATCAAAGCGCCCCGCTGAACACATCCAGCGAGGCGCTTCGGCCCAATAAAACCGGAGACTAATTCAAGCTGCGGTAGCGCACGCGCTTGGGCTCCACGTCACCTAGGCGCTTCTTCTTGGCCTCTTCGTAGTCGGAGAAGTTGCCTTCGAACCACACCACTTCCGAGTTGCCCTCGAAGGCTAGGATGTGCGTGGCCAGACGGTCGAGGAACCAACGGTCGTGGCTGATGATAACGGCGCAACCGGCGAAGTTCTCCAGCGCGTCTTCCAGGGCACGAATGGCATTCACGTCGAGGTCGTTGGTCGGTTCGTCGAGCAGAATGAGGTTGGCGCCTTGCTTGAGCGTGGTAGCCAAGTGCACGCGGTTACGCTCGCCACCCGAGAGGTTGCCTACTTTCTTCTCCTGGTCGCCGCCGCGGAAGTTGAAATTGCTCACGTAAGCGCGCGAGTTCACCTGGCGGCCGGCCAGCAGCATGGTTTCGGTGCCGCCCGAAATCGTCTCGAACACCGACTTGTTGGCGTCGAGGCTTTCGTGCTGCTGGTCTACGTAGGCCACTTTCACGGTGGGGCCTACTTCAAACGTACCAGCGTCGGGCTTCACCTGGTCCGTAATCAGGCGGAACAGCGTGGTTTTGCCGGCGCCGTTCGGGCCGATGATGCCCACGATGCCGCCCTGCGGCAGCGAGAACGACAGGTTCTCGAACAGCAGCTTGTCGCCGAAGGCTTTGCTGATGTTGTGCGCCTCGATAACCTGCGCACCAAGGCGCGGGCCGTCGGGGATGAACAGCTCTAGTTTTTGCTCCTTCTCGCGAGCGTCCTCGGAGGCCATTTTGTCGTAGCTGGCGAGGCGGGCCTTGCTCTTGGCTTGGCGAGCCTTGGGGGCCATGCGCACCCACTCCAGCTCGCGCTGCAGGGTTTTCTGGCGCTTGCTCTCGGTTTTCTCCTCCTGGGCCAGGCGCGAAGCCTTCTGCTCGAGCCACGAAGAGTAGTTGCCTTTCCACGGAATACCCTCGCCGCGGTCGAGTTCCAGAATCCAGCCGGCCACGTTGTCGAGGAAGTAACGGTCGTGGGTTACGGCTATTACGGTGCCTTTGTACTGCTGCAGGTGCTGCTCCAGCCACAACACCGATTCGGCATCGAGGTGGTTGGTCGGTTCGTCGAGCAGCAGCACGTCGGGCTCTTGCAACAGCAGGCGGCACAGGGCTACGCGGCGCTTCTCACCGCCCGAGAGGTTGCCGATGATGGCGTCTTCGGGCGGGGTGCGCAGGGCGTCCATGGCGCGCTCCAGCTTGTTGTCGAGGTTCCAAGCGTCGAGCTGGTCGAGGCGCTCCTGCACCTTGCCCTGGCGGTCAAGTAGCTTGTCGAAGTCGGGGTCTTCGCCGCCGAAAGCTTCGTTGATTTCCTCAAATTCCTTGAGCAGCGCAACGGTTTCGGCTACGCCCTCCTCGATTACCTCGCGCACGGTTTTGGTAGCGTCGAGCTGCGGCTCTTGCTCGAGGTAGCCCACCGAGTAGCCCGGCGACCACACTACTTCGCCCTGGTATTGCTTATCAACACCGGCAATGATTTTCAGCAGCGACGACTTACCCGAACCGTTGAGGCCGAGCACGCCAATTTTGGCGCCGTAGAAAAACGAGAGGTAAATGTTTTTGAGAACCTGTTTCTGGGGCGGGAACACTTTGTTCACGCCAGCCATCGAGAAAATAATGGTGGGCTGGTCGCTCATGCAGTAAGCTGATGATGAATTCGATGTGAAAGAAAAAGCTCCTTCTGTTTTAGCAGCTAGGAATGTTGCTGCTCGCGCAGCAACGGGGGTTGCCGACCTAGGGCGGGGCCTCGTGGCCGAACCGCTCCTGCCCCCGGGCGTTAGCCTTGATCAAGCACCGCAGTGTCGGGCAGGTGGCCGCCGCTTTCGGCAGCGGGGCCGTTTGCAAAGCTAAGCCGCGCCCGCCACAGAAACACACCGCATAAGGCTTGCATTGTAAGCATTCTTGGGTGCAACTTCCGGCTGCGTACGCCGTCTTCGCATCAGGCGCCGGGTTTGGCAACGCCGTTCACTTTACTCCGCCCAACGTACCTCATCCTTTACCGTACCGCCAAGTAGCTACGAATCCCGTAAACTTGTGCGTTTATCGCTTCCCGCCACCCACCACTCCGCTCCTGTTTAGGACGTTTATCCTTATGGAACAGCAAGAGCAGCTGCTCAATCAGGCTCGCCAATTTGGCTACATCGAAGGCGACCAGGTATGGCTTCGCCCGTTCATGGACCTGCCCGCCCGGCAGGTGGGCCAGGTAAAAGACACCGAAGACGCAGCCCTGCTGTACTTCGCCCAACGTTTCGAGAGCTTCCGCGGCAAGGTAGATGACCTGCTCAGCCGCATCGAGGAATCGGAAAACAAGGGCTCTTTCCTGATGAAAGCCTTGCACCTTAAGGAGCAAATTGCTTCGTACGATGCCCTGGGCGACTTCACCGAGCTGCACCGCCGCCTTACCGAGGCCGAGGAGCACATTCGCACGCTGGTAGCCCGCAACCGCGAGAAAAACCTGGCCACCAAGGTGAAGCTCATCGAGGAGGCCGAGTCGTTGCACGACACCATCGACTGGCAGGCCGGCGGCGAAAAGCTGAAGGAGCTGCGCCAGGCCTGGATCAAAACCGGCCCGGTGAGCAAGGAGCTTACCGACGAGATGGAAACGCGCTTCCAAGCCGCCATCGAAGACTTCTACGTGCGCAAAAAAGCGTTCCAGGCCGATAAAAAGGCCATGACCAACCGGGCGTTCGAGAAGTACAAGTCGCTTATTCACAAATCCGAAGCCCTCCAAAATTCCGAGGATTGGGAAGGCACTACCGCCCAGCTGAAGCAGCTGCAGCAGGAGTGGAAAGACGTAGGCGGCTCGCTGCCCCGCAAAACCGCCAACGACCTCTGGACGCGCTTCCGCGCTGCCCATAACCGCTTCTTCGACCGCCTCAAAGAGCACATCAGCTCGAAGCGCTCCGAGGCCAAAGACCAGTACATGGACGACAACCTGGGCCGCAAGCGCGCCCTGGTGGCCGAGGCCGAAGCCCTGCTCAGCCAGCCCATGCACGAGGCCGTGGCCCGCGCCAAAGAGCTGCAAGCCGCCTGGAAAAAGGTGGGCCCCGTGCGCGGCCCCGAGTCGGACCAAGTGTGGGAGCAATTTCTAGCCGCCTGCGACAAGGTGTTCGAGCTCAGCTCGTTGGAGCACTACATCCGCAAGCGCCAACCCCAGGAAGGCCCCAAGCCCAGCTCGCAGGAGCAGCTTTCGCAGCGCGTTACGGCTCTGCGCGAGTTCATCAAGTACGACCGGCAGGAGCAGGATGTGCTGCAGGAAAACCTGGGCAAGCTGAACGACTCCCCGGGCAACGAGGCTTTCCGGACGATGCTGCAAAGCAAAATCAGGGCGTTCGAGCGGAAAATCCGCACCAAAAACGAGCTGATCGACCTGCTTCGCGAGCGTTACGCCGAATAATCTAACATTTCCACGCGTTTTACGTTGTCCAATCGCCTGTCGACCTGACGCCTTGGCGCACTATATATCGACGGCCGGATTTTTGCTAGCGGCGTACCGCTACTTTACCCAACCCATTTTACGCACAACCTTACTATGTACTGGACCCTGGAACTCGCCTCGTATCTGGAAGATGCTCCCTGGCCCGCCACCAAGGACGAGCTCATCGATTACTCGATCCGTTCGGGCGCTCCGATGGAGGTAGTGGAAAACCTGCAGGCCCTCGAAGACGACGGCCAACCTTACGAGAGCATCGAAGAAGTGTGGCCGGATTACCCGACCAAGGAAGACTTCATGTTCAACGAAGACGAGTATTAAGCCAGTTATCAGTTTTTAGTTGTCAGTTGTCGGGGCCTTTGCGGCCCTGAAGCCGCCTACCTGATGAGTCTGCTGACTGACAACTCGCAACTGACGACCGACGACGCTCCTCCCGCATTGCGCGCGGAGAATCTGGTTGCGGGGTACGAACAGCGCGTTCTGCTCCGCAACCTTTTTTTGTCGGTACCCGAGGGCGCGTTCGTGGCTATTGTAGGCCACAACGGCGCCGGCAAAACCACCTTGTTTCGGGTACTGACGGGGCAGTTGCCCTACACCGGGCAAGTGCAGCTGCACGGCCGCGACTTGCAGCACATCCGGCAGCCGGCGGCCCAGGGCGTGCTGGCCCACTTGCCGCAGCGCAACGCCATCAGCTTCCCCATTGAGGTGCGCGAGCTAGTGGTAATGGGCCGCTTTCGGCAGCACCGCGGCTTGCTGGCCGGCTACACCGCCCACGATTACGCCCTGGCCGATGAGGCCCTGCAGCAAGTGGGGGCCGCGCACCTAGGGCAGCAAAATTTTACGCTGCTTTCGGGTGGCGAGCAACAACTGGTATGGCTGGCGCAGCTGCTGCTGCAGGATGCCCGCCTGTGGCTGCTCGATGAGCCTACCCAGCAACTCGACGTGTACTACCGCCGCCGGGTGTTTGCCCTGCTGCAACAGTGGGTGCAGGAGCGGCGCAAAACCATCCTCTGCATCACCCACGACCTCGACCAGCTGCCCGACCTCCCGGGCTACCTGCTCAACCTTTCGGCCCCCGAGCCGCAGCTGCAGCCCCTGAACGAGGCTACCGTACGCGCCGCCCGCGAGTGGCTCGAAAACGAAGCCAGCCTGCCCACCAAACGGTAGCTGCGTGTAGCGCGGACTGCAAAGTCCGCGCTACACGCAGCTACCGGCGTTGGCCCGGCTTGCCGCGCAGCACGTTGGCAATCGACTGCATAAAGGGCCACGGCGTTACGGAATTCATCACCTGGAAATTCTCGGCCCACGTGGTGCGTTCGTCCAGGAAATCGAGGATGCGCTCCACCGGGTTGTTCCGAAATAGCTCGCTGAAAATCTGGCCGGTTCGCTCGCCCTCGCGCTGCATAATGTCGAGCAGCAAAGTGTCGAACAGGCGAAACTGCCACGCGTCGCCGGTAAGGTTGGCGGGCAGTGCCCCGGTACTGGCCAGGGCCGCAGTAAGCCGTTCGGCGTGCTGCTGCATGCGCAGAAAGGCGTAGCCGGTGCTGGCTTTTACGCGCCCGCCCCGGGTGCCCAGGTGCACAATATTGGTGCCCGTGCGCGGCGCAAAAACGTGGTCGGTCATCGGGATGGCGCCGGCCTCGGTTTCGGCAATGCGGTACGGGCGGCCACCCAGGGCCGTGGCCAGGTAATCGCGCAGTGCTTGCTCGTACTCGGCCTGCGGCAGCAGCTGGCCCGAAAACAGGGTGTACTCTACCAACGCCCGCCTAGGTGAAAACGGCAGCACGTACACGAAGCGGCACTCGTGGTGTTGCGGCACCCGAAAATCCATGAACACCGGCGTGCGGGCATCAAAGGCGTCGTAATCCGCTTCAACTTCCCAGCCCACAAAATGCTGCCAGAGGTAGCGCTTATTGGGGCGCGGCTCCGGCTTGGGCGGGCGGCTATCAAAAGCATAGCGCGCCGTAAAAGTGCCTGCCGAGGTGTGCGCCGCCACGCCCGTGGGCGTGTTTTCGAGCTGCTCTACGCGGGCCTGCACCACGGTAAACTGCTCGGGGCGGGCATCCAGGGCTTGCTGCACGAAGCGGTAAAAATCGAGGCCGCGCAGGGTGCAGTAGCGGTGCCGTTGCAAGGGCAGCACCGCATCGAGCTCGGGGCTCCGGAAGGCCAGCTGCCGCCACTGGCCGGCCAGCACAGCATCGTAGGGCGTAGGCCGGTCCGCCCAGAACGACCAGGTGCGGTCGTTCTGGTTTTTCTCTTCTGGCTCCAGCAGCAGCACACGCTTGTGGCGCAGGCGCGGCTCCTGGCTGAGGTGGTACGCCAGGCTCAGCCCGGCCGCGCCGCCGCCGGCAAGCAGGTAGTCGAAATCGGGCGGAGTCATCGTCGTCACGGGCAGAAAAGAACAGCGCGGGGGTATTTGTTTGGGCCAAGCTACGCACGCCGGCCCTAGGTGCCCCCGGGCCATACGTAACCAAGGCACCTAGGGCCGCCGCCGCGGCAAACAAAAGCGGCCCTGGTGAGTACCAGAGCCGCCACAAAATTGCAGTAGTTGCGCCGCCGGGGCTTAGAAGTTCGGCGAGAGCAGGTACTTGCTGTAGAACTCGTCGATGATGCGCACGGCATCCGAAGGGTCGTCCACGATCTGCACCAGGCTCATGTCCTCGGGCGAGATGTTGTGCTCCTCGTGCAACATCACTTCCTCGATCCACTTGAACAGGCCGTTCCAGTACGCCGAACCTACCAGCACGATGGGGAATCGGCCGATTTTGCGCGTCTGAATCAGGGTAATGGCCTCAAACAGTTCGTCGAGGGTGCCGAAGCCGCCGGGCATGCCGATGAAGCCCTGCGAGTACTTCACGAACATCACCTTACGCACGAAGAAGTAATCGAAGTTGATCACCTTATCGGGGTCGATGTAGATGTTGTGCGTCTGCTCGAAGGGCAGCTCGATGTTCAGGCCCACCGACTTACCGCCCTCGGCGCGGGCGCCTTTGTTACCGGCTTCCATGATGCCGGGGCCGCCGCCCGTGATTACGCCGTAGCCGTGGCGCACCAGCTTGGCCGCAATTTCTTCGGCCATTTGGTAGTAAGGGTTGTCGGGCTTGGTGCGGGCCGAACCGAAGATGGATACGCACGGACCGATTTTGGCCATTTTCTCGAAGCCCTCCACGAACTCGGCCATCACCTTAAAGATCTGCCACGAGTCGGCAATCTTAATCTCGTTCCAGTCCTTGTCGACAAACGCTTTGCGGATCTTCTGCTCGTCCTCGAGCTGAATGGTACGCTCGCCGTGGGTTTGCTCGCGAATGTCGCTGATGGTGGTAACCTTGTTGTCGTTAACGTCGGGCTGCGTGATGATGCGGCCGCTGCCGGCGTTGTGGGCTTCCTCCTGGAGTTTGGTTTTGCTGGTTTTTTTCAGTTTGGTCATAGCCACGCTGATGAAGTAAGGGGTTGATTAAGGCACCTGCGCAACCGCGCGGCGGCAGGCACGGCCAACCGGGTAAGTGGAAAGGTGGGAAAAGAAAGGGCAAAAAGAAAGCCGCTCTGCCCCTACGGGCGCAGCGACCAAAAGTATCGGCGCCCAAGTTAACAATTTGTTAACATTGCGCTAGCCATATAGTTAAATTGTTAAGCAAGCCCTAGGTCGTTGTCATGCCGAGCTGGTCGAGGCAGCTGGCGTGCGGTCGTTGGATGGTATTGTCATCCTGACGCAGGAAGGACCTTACCGGGACCTCACCCCCAGCCCCTCTCCAAAAGAGAGGGGAGCGGCTAGTATCTGGCGTCAGCAAACAAGATGATTCGGCAAGCTCAGCATGACACTACCTAAGCACGTCGGCCACGCGTGAGAAGGTCCTTCGCTTGGGCTCAGGATGACAGATGTAATTAACGTGCAAAGCCAAATGCCTCGCTTACGCGCAGCCCCCACTTATTTCGAGCGGATGGCAATAACCGGGTCCATCATGGAGGCGATTACGGCCGGCACGATGCCCGAAATCACCCCGATCAGCACCGATAGGCCCAAGCCCAGCGCAATGCGGTTCAGCGACATGGCCACCTTCAGGGCATCCTGCGGCACCAGCGTAACAAGCCACACCAGAAACAGGCCCGCCGCGCCGCCTACGAGGCACAGAAACACGGCCTCGAACAGAAACTGCGACAGAATAAAGAAGTTGTTGGCGCCGAGCGACTTCTGAATCCCGATAATGTTGGTACGCTCCTTCACCGACACAAACATGATGTTGGCAATGCCAAAGCCGCCCACCAGGATAGCAAACGAACCGATAACGGCTCCGGCCACGCCAATAACGCCGAACAGTTTGGTAATGGCGTCGGCGAGCATTTCGGGGCGGTTCAGGGCGAAGTCGTCTTCTTCGCGCGGTTTCAGGCCGCGGATGTTGCGCATGGCGCCGCGCACCTCGGCCTCCAGGTTCAGCAGGCCGGGGTCGGTGTCGGTGCCCTTGATGCCGATGGTAGCCTGCGCGCCGCCCAAGCTGCCGGTACTCAGGGCAAACATTTTGGTAAAAGCACCTAGGGGCAGCAGGCAATTGGTATCGTTGCTGGGCGTATCGAGCAGCTTTTTGCCCTCCTTTTCCATCACGCCCACAATCACAAACTTCTGCCCCTGGGTGCGGAACTCGCGGCCCAGAGCCGAGCCGTTGGGGTACAGGTTGTGCGCAATGTCGTAGCCCACTACGGCCACGTTGCGGGCGGCATCCATCTCCTGCGGCGTAAAATAGCGCCCCTCCTGGATTGGCACGCTCGATACCTGGCGGTAGTCGTAGGTAACGCCTTGCAGGGCAATGCCCTCCACGCTGTTGGTGCCGGCCTTGAGGGTGTTGCCGCCGCGCGCCGCAAACACGGCCACGCCGCGGTTATTCTCGGCCGTGAGGCGGCGCTGCAGCTCCCGAAACTCGCGAATAGATGGGTTGGGCCGGTTGAAATACTTCCACCACGGGTAGTCGCCGCCGAAGGCCCAGGGCCACTTCTGTACGTAGATGACCTTGTCGCCCACGAAGTTCATGCTCTGGCGGATGTTGGCCTCGAGCGAATCGACCACCGTGAATACCGAGATGATGGCGAAAATGCCCACCGTGACGCCCAGCAACGACAGCACCGTGCGCAGCAGGTTGGCACGAA
The sequence above is drawn from the Hymenobacter sp. YIM 151858-1 genome and encodes:
- a CDS encoding ABC transporter permease produces the protein MKSLRLLFESLRFAWQALRANLLRTVLSLLGVTVGIFAIISVFTVVDSLEANIRQSMNFVGDKVIYVQKWPWAFGGDYPWWKYFNRPNPSIREFRELQRRLTAENNRGVAVFAARGGNTLKAGTNSVEGIALQGVTYDYRQVSSVPIQEGRYFTPQEMDAARNVAVVGYDIAHNLYPNGSALGREFRTQGQKFVIVGVMEKEGKKLLDTPSNDTNCLLPLGAFTKMFALSTGSLGGAQATIGIKGTDTDPGLLNLEAEVRGAMRNIRGLKPREEDDFALNRPEMLADAITKLFGVIGVAGAVIGSFAILVGGFGIANIMFVSVKERTNIIGIQKSLGANNFFILSQFLFEAVFLCLVGGAAGLFLVWLVTLVPQDALKVAMSLNRIALGLGLSVLIGVISGIVPAVIASMMDPVIAIRSK
- a CDS encoding lycopene cyclase family protein, with protein sequence MTPPDFDYLLAGGGAAGLSLAYHLSQEPRLRHKRVLLLEPEEKNQNDRTWSFWADRPTPYDAVLAGQWRQLAFRSPELDAVLPLQRHRYCTLRGLDFYRFVQQALDARPEQFTVVQARVEQLENTPTGVAAHTSAGTFTARYAFDSRPPKPEPRPNKRYLWQHFVGWEVEADYDAFDARTPVFMDFRVPQHHECRFVYVLPFSPRRALVEYTLFSGQLLPQAEYEQALRDYLATALGGRPYRIAETEAGAIPMTDHVFAPRTGTNIVHLGTRGGRVKASTGYAFLRMQQHAERLTAALASTGALPANLTGDAWQFRLFDTLLLDIMQREGERTGQIFSELFRNNPVERILDFLDERTTWAENFQVMNSVTPWPFMQSIANVLRGKPGQRR
- a CDS encoding LOG family protein, translated to MTKLKKTSKTKLQEEAHNAGSGRIITQPDVNDNKVTTISDIREQTHGERTIQLEDEQKIRKAFVDKDWNEIKIADSWQIFKVMAEFVEGFEKMAKIGPCVSIFGSARTKPDNPYYQMAEEIAAKLVRHGYGVITGGGPGIMEAGNKGARAEGGKSVGLNIELPFEQTHNIYIDPDKVINFDYFFVRKVMFVKYSQGFIGMPGGFGTLDELFEAITLIQTRKIGRFPIVLVGSAYWNGLFKWIEEVMLHEEHNISPEDMSLVQIVDDPSDAVRIIDEFYSKYLLSPNF